A genomic stretch from Pomacea canaliculata isolate SZHN2017 linkage group LG2, ASM307304v1, whole genome shotgun sequence includes:
- the LOC112556151 gene encoding uncharacterized protein LOC112556151 isoform X2 — translation MTDTFKYRANLQIFLRQRPQVKSLSSQPLVLLLTTRYSEACTLVTMPMKLTVVCCTLTLVYHMTLSTSAAVVPGSSDVKATSNITDSSSPSSLDIYAIPNRPKKECTDHGDCYCTTGVSFCYNGECFCVWTNKVLSTSDLNDTVIASFLDNNANQQPPRQ, via the exons ATGACAGACACCTTTAAATACCGAGCCAATCTCCAGATCTTTCTGCGACAACGCCCTCAGGTGAAAAGCCTTTCTTCTCAGCCGCTCGTGCTGCTCCTCACAACCAG GTATTCTGAAGCTTGCACTCTGGTAACAATGCCAATGAAactgactgtcgtctgctgtacCCTAACCCTTGTTTATCACATGACCTTAAGTACATCAGCTGCCGTGG TTCCGGGCAGCTCAGATGTGAAAGCAACTTCAAATATCACTGACTCCAGCTCTCCATCATCCTTGGACATCTACGCTATACCGA ATCGTCCAAAGAAAGAATGCACCGACCATGGTGACTGCTACTGTACCACAGGCGTGTCCTTTTGCTACAATGgggaatgtttttgtgtttgg ACCAACAAAGTGTTGTCAACATCCGATCTCAACGACACGGTGATTGCAAGTTTCTTGGACAACAATGCAAATCAGCAGCCGCCTCGGCAATGA
- the LOC112556151 gene encoding uncharacterized protein LOC112556151 isoform X1, whose product MTDTFKYRANLQIFLRQRPQVKSLSSQPLVLLLTTRCVVCNGTEQVHNYYYQQLPQHKRYSEACTLVTMPMKLTVVCCTLTLVYHMTLSTSAAVVPGSSDVKATSNITDSSSPSSLDIYAIPNRPKKECTDHGDCYCTTGVSFCYNGECFCVWTNKVLSTSDLNDTVIASFLDNNANQQPPRQ is encoded by the exons ATGACAGACACCTTTAAATACCGAGCCAATCTCCAGATCTTTCTGCGACAACGCCCTCAGGTGAAAAGCCTTTCTTCTCAGCCGCTCGTGCTGCTCCTCACAACCAGGTGTGTGGTTTGCAACGGTACCGAACAGGTTCATAATTACTACTATCAACAATTGCCTCAACATAAAAG GTATTCTGAAGCTTGCACTCTGGTAACAATGCCAATGAAactgactgtcgtctgctgtacCCTAACCCTTGTTTATCACATGACCTTAAGTACATCAGCTGCCGTGG TTCCGGGCAGCTCAGATGTGAAAGCAACTTCAAATATCACTGACTCCAGCTCTCCATCATCCTTGGACATCTACGCTATACCGA ATCGTCCAAAGAAAGAATGCACCGACCATGGTGACTGCTACTGTACCACAGGCGTGTCCTTTTGCTACAATGgggaatgtttttgtgtttgg ACCAACAAAGTGTTGTCAACATCCGATCTCAACGACACGGTGATTGCAAGTTTCTTGGACAACAATGCAAATCAGCAGCCGCCTCGGCAATGA